Genomic DNA from Brienomyrus brachyistius isolate T26 chromosome 22, BBRACH_0.4, whole genome shotgun sequence:
AGCACGTTCAGTAAAGTTGCAGGCATTTACTCCTACCCTGGCCCCACGCTCCACCCTGTTTCTTAGCAACGGCCATACAATGTATGATTTGAAAGGTGCAGTCAGTTAAGGGGCCTTTATGCCTCTTCACGTTTGAGAGTGTTCATTTCAAAACCTGTATTTTCATACTTTAACTGGACAGCACTGCTTTTCATTCAGTAGTAATAATACTGATTTACCACAATGGTAGTATGTTTGATTAGATACTTCAAGTACATTTAGCCTGCATATTCCAAAGGATATCATGTCAATAACAAATACGTTTAAGAATATGATTTTCATATGCTTACTatactttgtatttttttctccagATTTTCTTTAATGTGTGTGTAATAAGTTAAATCCAGTAGCAGACTTACTTGAGTAAACATTAGATCTAATGGCAGACATCTGGTCATTACAGACAAGGTGAAGGTCAGTGAGAAACTGTCAGTAGCCTCTAGACACAATTTAGTTTGAGACCCGAGGTTAGGACCTCACTCTGACGGTGTATTTCGTAAGTGGGACCTCACAATGATAGAAATATAACAcaaaaacacgcacacacacgcacatacatacacgcgCACACAGTGGAGGTAGGAACTGCCCCcctcaaccctggaggtgtgatctGACAGTGTTACCAACAGAGCTGCTGTAACCCCACCAAAAAAGAAAGACcagctttaaaaagcacaaagtCTAAACTGCTTCTCAGTCCTAGCAGTCAGATATTAAGCCCTTTGTTTCTTCAACACCCTGGATGACCAACCTAACAATTAActagttaaaaataaaactaacaaaacagGTGCCTAGTTCCTTTATTGTATTAACCATATATTATCCAGACACCATGGTGCGAaacctagttggtggaatgaactcccccccttgatgtccgaacagcggaaaccttggctatcttcaagcgacaactcaaaactttcctttttcagaaatacctgaagtagtactctgtattcttactcagctcttttccgtgtgtgtgtgtgtgtgtatgtgtacaaaaaaaaataaaaaaattgttgcactttctcaacagtgttcggatagatggtattcatagcttgggtccttattgagctagcattggaaaaattcatcgcagcgtcttaaagcacttatgtaagtcgctctggctaagggcgtctgccaaatactgtaaatgtaaatgtaaaagggGCCCTTACCGGCAGGTAGGGGCTGTGCTGGAGGTGGGTGTGGTTGCCATGGTAGCAGTAGCTGCAGGGGGAGGGGCCGCCTGAGAAAAAAAGAATGGAGGTCTGTTTGACTGGCACCTTATATGTTAGATCTGCTGACAAGAGTGTGAAGCTCGGGTCtgaaatcttaaaaaaaaaaaaaaaaaactaaaaagaaaaaaaaaaaaactcactaaAAGATGTTTGGTGTCCGTAGTAAAAATGCCACACAGCTCTCCAGTGAAGCTTTATGAAAATTATATCAcagatatattttatttaaaggaCCTCTGTGTGTTTTATAGTTCCCCCGGTGGAACGTCAGCGTCTGGGACCTTCGCTCCCATCCACTCACCTCCTGAGATTTACTGGTGCTATCCTTCGCTTGGTTGGCAGCTCCGAATTTCTTGGTGAGTCGTGCGATCTTGGCCTGGAAGAGGAATGCAGACACGGGCTTACTTTACAAGGCTCACCGTAGTGGGGCGGGGTTCAGGTGTTGCGTGGGAGTGTACCTGCAGAGTGTTGAGAGAGTGCTGGTGCTTGGTGGCACAGTCGATGCGATCCACCCGCTCTCGCAGCTCCTGCAGGCTCCGGTCGAAAACGGTGAGTTGCAGAACTCGGAGCTGCTCCGCTACCAGGTGCTGTACCACCTGTGGACAGGTGGGGCAGCATATAGGCGGAGTAAGGGGGGGCTCTCACAGCCGACTCGATTGGCATAAGTGATTAACGGAACAAAAAGGACGTAGAAGAGGGAGGGCACCATACGGAAGACTGAACCTGGAAAACCTCTTCACTGCCTCGCCCCTTTTTGACCCCTTTCAGGCTCTGCGCTTGTGCTCACCTTCTCCAGGCGCTGCCGGCTTCCCGGCTTCCCGCTGATCTTCAGCTCTAGCTGggcctccagctcctccccctCCACCCGGGCTTTCTTCTCCTCACTCTCCTCTGCCACACCCCCTCCATCCTGCTCTCCTCCACTCTCCGTGGATCTCGCTCGCTTCCGCGCAGAGCCTGAGCTCTCCTCTCCGTCTGATGAGTcacatgacatcacatccagCTCTACTATTAACGATCAGCTGACGGCAGCCTTTACAACACAATCGCTGCTTTACTCACAGAGCACAGGTATATTTAGCTCACAGTACCTTAACAGTTACTCTGTATGCTCCTATTAAACAAATAAGCTCATTGTCACATCGTTTTTCAGTTGGATGGCAGGTAACCAGACCAAAATGGCTACATCttatttatgattattattaataagtGGAATAAATGAGGACCCATTCTGATTATATGTGCTTACAGTTTACTTCATGTGCCTTTTATTCTCACTTTTATAGTTGACCATAAAGAACCAAAGTAAGCTGACTCCCAGCGCACCAAAGCAGCTCACAGGCTAGACAGATCCCTCATGACAACTACCTCTCTCTCcaagtggggatgctgtaatggGGGCCAGAGAAGACTTGGCAGAAACTTCTGAATTTTCCCCTTCAACTCCTTTACTGTCCATCTCCATCTTGTCTTCATCTTGTTCCCCTTTATCTCCAtcttccttctctccctggctctcctcctcttcaCTCAGGACAAGAAACCCTTCCTTTACCTCCTGGTCAGACTCAGGGGCATGGGATGGAGACAGAGAAGGGGAGGAGGTGATGTTTCCAGGGGCAAGCGGGGACTGCGGCTGCATGGGGGTGCCACTATTCAAATCTGTCTCCATGCTGCCTGTCGGCTTAAGCCTGGTGTCGCCCCCTGCTGTTCCCTCTGCTCCCCCGCAGGCGTCCTCAGAGATCTTGAGGGGTGCATCACTGCCAGCTTGTTCGAGCTCATCAGCCAGCGGGGGGCTGGTTTCTGTTTTAGAACCATTATCCTGGAAAGAAATTCCAACATTTAGGCAGTGAACAAACGTTTGCAGTCCACATTCAGAAGCGCATGAACTCATCTCAACTCTCCGACAGTGTTATTCTGACACCTCACCCCTCCCAACACACCTCATTTTCAGTGTCGCTCTTATCCTTCGATCTGTTGTTCTCCTTCCCACCAACCCCCACGGTCTCTGCTTCAGCATCCTCCGTTTTTCCTTCAGCCCCGGCCACCGGGGATGGCGCCGAAGTCAGGGCCACAGAGACAGAAGAGTCCGAGCCGGAAGCCACGCCCTCCCGGTTCTCCTTGTCGTTCTCGGCCTCCGTCTGACCCCCCTCGGAGTGCTTGCCGTTCACTGGTGGGGGTGTGTTGGAAGGAGACGACCGAATGTTGTGGAGAGACTCCAGCTGCTGCCGGTCGCTTAATTTCATCGTTTTTCTGGCCCTGAAGACTTTCTTCTGGGGTTCTTCTGCTATGGCCACATTCATGCTTCACCTTGAGGGGAGAAGAAAAGGTTCACCACCACCGATTTAGCACACACTCCAGAGGGGAAGATGAATCAGCAAGAGAGGTGAGATGTAGTTGATATGTACTtgcaccagggggcgatctctTACTGATAATGTCTTCCATTCTACAACTTTGTTTTAAAGTAAAACAAACCTACTCAAATTCATTCCATTTCCAGTGTATATTTCAGATAAAAACCATAGTTATATATATCATGCTTAAAATAGACACGATGCATTGACTGTTCCATTCAACCcagttaatgagtgtatttaataACAGGATCCAGTTGATTCAATGAAAATTATGAACAGTAAATTAGACAAAGCTGAAAAGCATCTCTTGGATTTTTAATGAAGGAGGATAGATAATCAAATTTAACTGATATGAACAAACGTAAATGTTCCATTGCACAAAACTGCTGGGGTGCAGTAATAGTCTGACTCCTCCCCCTACACTCTCATTGGTTCTCTCTGTAGAGCCAATCACTGAACATACCTACCAAGTCTGCCCAGTAACAAAGAAAATAACAACGATTAACCATATTTTCCATTGATAGGGATGTTTAACTATTCTAATATGTGCATACTGTTTTGTGACAATAAGCAACACCTTTTAATAGTCCTTTCTGGGCTCCTGAACTCCAGATCCACAGTGGATATGAGACTCACCATGTTAAAAATGGTGTTTAACAACATGAAGAGATACTAAGACAACATAATGCTTTGCGAATTGTGCATTATTACATTTACATATTACATGACACCATCACTAACCGTGCTACTGAAATGGCATAAAATTGACACGACTGATCAACATGTCTATTTTACCAGTCTTCCTACCTGTGTGAATGTAGGATGACTCTGCTCATGGGTTCAAGGAGGGAAAATGTGGTGGACCTAAAGAAGAATGCGTAAATCTGCATTAGACCGATAGCAGCCCAGCTGAAACCATTTCCATGCTGATACATGGGTCAGCTGGTTTTCAGGAGTGGTTGTGGTTCTTTCGGGGCCTTGTGGCCTAAACGACAGTGCTGGTGCAGCTCTGCAGAGAGATCCCAGCAAGGAAAATGCACCAAAAGCAAGCTGCAATACGGCCTAGTGGCCAAAGTGTGGAGTCATAGGAAAACACCTTCTCAGGGGAAAACAAGGAAGACGATGCCTCACGAGTCACCTCTTCCAAGGACAGAAGGGCATTGTGGGTCAAAGTTCACAGAAACAACCTGCATAATCAGTGTGCCACGGGTGGTTCATCACCAATTTACTACAGCATACTGGAATGTTCGGGCTGCTTGAATTTGAATTCAACTAGCCGACTTGAAAATTGTACACTACTAATACATAATTTACCCCCCAGTTTTACACAATGTTCTCAAACGATTATCCCACACCTTGTCATTTAGAGCAATTTAACCACTAGCATGCAAATACCAACAACTGTGGAATTGTGTGTTGTCTATTTATTGTCCTGTCTATTATTGTTTGTATTGCATTGGTTTTTTattctgttactgcactttgtaGTGTCTTATGTTGGGGAAAATCCTGCCAACTGCCTTGTGCAACTGCACAAATCATACGAAGTTCACATTTCTGCACGATTTATTTACTGCCTGTTTGCACTTTGCACACCCTGCTGCTGTGATGTTAAGTGTACTATATGTTACTATATGTCGCACCGGGGCCATGGAGAAACGTTGTTTCATCACTTTGTACATGTATGAAGCTGCTGATAACAATAAAAGTAACCTTGAACCGAAAAACTGGATTCAGAAAAAATTACAGAAGAAAATACACACATATTCTGCCCATTTCATTCACAGTTGTGAACCTGTAGACTCCCTATAAGTATCTGATACGTCCTTTTTACTCATAGAATGACAGTGAAGAATTTCTATCTGCTTCTGTGATCAACCTCAGAATATCTCCATTTGGTCGTTATTCATATTTGTCAAGCACAACAGCAGCAAATACTGTTGTTGTCTGCGTGAGAGTGAACAACAGCTGAAGATCAAAAAAAAGAGCATGAGGAAAGCAGAGTGGAATGCAGGCTGTACCAAAGAGAGCTTAAAGGAGGGGAGAGGTGCACAAAAGGTCTCTGATTTTAGTGCAAAAAGAACGGTCCACAGGCACACACCCAAACttgtaacaaaaaaaagttagacAAATACAGAAACACCTTAGCAGACTACAACTGTGCATTTACATGGTCACAAAAGAAATAcatcagcaaactgaatgtggcacctttaCAGCCACAATTATCACACATCAGTTACAATAGGAACAAGCGTGCCACAATTACAAAGAAAACACCACTACAACACCTCCCAAGAGACTCACAATCTGCTGACACACTTAAGCAAACGTGCAATGCATttacccctcccccacactTACAATCAGACAAGAACAGggagacagagtggaaaattaCAGCTGACCGCGGAATGTACCACTGTGAGACCTGAACGAATCATGGGGGTGGAGAATTTTAAATCTATTGACAAGAATACGAAGCAGCCAAGCTGCAGTTCACACTTACTGACACCAAAGTCAATCTCGCCATATACACAACTGAGTATTATAaggaaaaagaaatgttctgatgtGTAAAGTTGTATTGGCAACCCTTATCTGTGATACATGTTTAGTGAGCTTGCTGTACATTGATTTGACCGTTTTAGAACCCTGTAATAATTTAAAGGGCACTGCACGCACGTGAACAGACTCTgaatttatttgtaaacatGAAAACATGAGAAAACAACTGCAACAGTCTGGAAAGCATGTTGCTGTAACCGTGGAAACATTTCACTGGAAGTTCTCACCAAAGCATCTCTTGTTCTTTTTTGTCCTTTGTTCACTCAGAGACATTTACTTGGGGTCTTGTTTTAGAAACACAATGTGATAGGGAAACTTCCAAGACTTCCACTTTAAATCCTGAGCCTTTGTTTGGGCTGATTGGCCTCAGGAAGTTAACGGAAACCAGTTTGAACCAGTTTAGGCTTGTTAAGCCACTGACACGTTATGGCACGGGATAAATATTCTGGGCACTGGTCTTTTCCATGACCTAATACAGAGTCGTGAATATTGTAGAACTTCAGTATGACCCAGATTTCCCAGAAAGATCTGGAACCTAATTAGAAAATACAGTATTTCACCAGAAACTACACATatgcacatacatgcatactttTGTAGATTACAGATACGCCTTAAATATCTTAATGAAACTGCAAACATCTACTTTATTGATATTTGTGCATCCAGTAAATCTAACCATAAACACCACACCTCAAAGCCATCCAAAGAATTATGCTTGGAAAGCAACTGTGCTagaaacattcctgcagacagcTGCATTGGTGCTGCTGCAGCTACTGGGGGTATTGCAAGGTCAGAGGGCTGCTGCAATGGTGCTGTTGCGCAAAAAGTCTGGCCTCAGATCACCTCCCCCTCCTCAACAGCTTGAGATAAAGGCACTGTTAACATGTTAATGCTTGCCTTTGTTCACAACCCCTATAACGCTGCCCCGAGTTGTGCAATCCAGCTGCAAGATGCAATGTGAAGCGGCATAGCGATGCTCTTGGCTGTTCCACCTGATTTTCAAAGTCGAATCAGACAATCTAAACATGAAGCAACACAGCCTTAGAAATATGATCCACACATACAGGAACAGACTCATTCTCTTACATTAAAAACACTTTCATCTGTATATCGCAATGATGTACACTTCTACGCACAAAATGTTTACAGTCAATAAGAATTCTTCCGTCTCCAGTAAGCATTCAACATCCGAGTCCAAATCGATTCCTGCAATGCGAGTAGAAAGTGCtgcacacccctcccccacctcaacAGTCAGACAAACAGTCAAggagacagagtggaaaattaCAGAGTATGGACTGTACCACTCAGAGCTGAGCAGACTGGGGGGGAGACACTGAAACCAGAGGGAGGGAACCTCGCAATCAATTAAGTAACTAATTAGGATCAACCGAGCATTACCAAACGTTTCTACTGAGGAAAGAATAGCAGGGTCTTTATGGCGCAAAAAAGAAACAGttgtcaaataaaaattaatctgtttttctaaTGGTGTCAA
This window encodes:
- the LOC125718284 gene encoding uncharacterized protein LOC125718284 isoform X2; this translates as MNVAIAEEPQKKVFRARKTMKLSDRQQLESLHNIRSSPSNTPPPVNGKHSEGGQTEAENDKENREGVASGSDSSVSVALTSAPSPVAGAEGKTEDAEAETVGVGGKENNRSKDKSDTENEDNGSKTETSPPLADELEQAGSDAPLKISEDACGGAEGTAGGDTRLKPTGSMETDLNSGTPMQPQSPLAPGNITSSPSLSPSHAPESDQEVKEGFLVLSEEEESQGEKEDGDKGEQDEDKMEMDSKGVEGENSEVSAKSSLAPITASPLGERDGEESSGSARKRARSTESGGEQDGGGVAEESEEKKARVEGEELEAQLELKISGKPGSRQRLEKVVQHLVAEQLRVLQLTVFDRSLQELRERVDRIDCATKHQHSLNTLQAKIARLTKKFGAANQAKDSTSKSQEAAPPPAATATMATTPTSSTAPTCRNRVERGARVGVNACNFTERACMPIRPETSQLHQKLRQVNVRKKSEMECVVANILDENTHRNSSDTRDTSEHGADHDLAEESEESVSSMSEYQASDDKSDSSSECFDRDCTTLNSHPPTAGHFSKKSVSLQQTSTTKKLDKRHYCVYCHKSNTKIARHLERWHSNEADVAHALSFRKGSNSRRKLLEQLRSKGDYCHNIRVLKEGCGELVTWKQPSTSASANDYLPCQHCLGFVLKKDLWKHECSCRLKVESMSCIKKQVQAASVFLLPLQDDEDDEEYKKILLKMQPDDISNHARSDALICKYGKMLYVHSQDAQRAYIGQKMRQLARLVMAVGQLESRVKKLRDLIVPSRFRLVIEGVKKVSGFNAAKKKSTVPSLVRKLGYSLKKCAEIVVGEALLAEDKETEERAKSFIKLHEAQWRACLSSHAISSLHRSKWKKLDIIPLTEYVSLPEISRERLRKM
- the LOC125718284 gene encoding uncharacterized protein LOC125718284 isoform X3 produces the protein MNVAIAEEPQKKVFRARKTMKLSDRQQLESLHNIRSSPSNTPPPVNGKHSEGGQTEAENDKENREGVASGSDSSVSVALTSAPSPVAGAEGKTEDAEAETVGVGGKENNRSKDKSDTENEDNGSKTETSPPLADELEQAGSDAPLKISEDACGGAEGTAGGDTRLKPTGSMETDLNSGTPMQPQSPLAPGNITSSPSLSPSHAPESDQEVKEGFLVLSEEEESQGEKEDGDKGEQDEDKMEMDSKGVEGENSEVSAKSSLAPITASPLGERDGEESSGSARKRARSTESGGEQDGGGVAEESEEKKARVEGEELEAQLELKISGKPGSRQRLEKVVQHLVAEQLRVLQLTVFDRSLQELRERVDRIDCATKHQHSLNTLQAKIARLTKKFGAANQAKDSTSKSQEAAPPPAATATMATTPTSSTAPTCRVERGARVGVNACNFTERACMPIRPETSQLHQKLRQVNVRKKSEMECVVANILDENTHRNSSDTRDTSEHGADHDLAEESEESVSSMSEYQASDDKSDSSSECFDRDCTTLNSHPPTAGHFSKKSVSLQQTSTTKKLDKRHYCVYCHKSNTKIARHLERWHSNEADVAHALSFRKGSNSRRKLLEQLRSKGDYCHNIRVLKEGCGELVTWKQPSTSASANDYLPCQHCLGFVLKKDLWKHECSCRLKVESMSCIKKQVQAASVFLLPLQDDEDDEEYKKILLKMQPDDISNHARSDALICKYGKMLYVHSQDAQRAYIGQKMRQLARLVMAVGQLESRVKKLRDLIVPSRFRLVIEGVKKVSGFNAAKKKSTVPSLVRKLGYSLKKCAEIVVGEALLAEDKETEERAKSFIKLHEAQWRACLSSHAISSLHRSKWKKLDIIPLTEYVSLPEISRERLRKM